ACAAGCCCTACCGTAAACCGTCCAAGCGGTGGGAAGAGATTGACAATAAGGTTAAAGGCTGAACCGATACTAGCTCCAGACAAGCCCAAGGCCATCAAACGGGTGAAGCTGACCAAGTCTCCAACATAGCCACTAACATTGTAGAGGTTAAAGAGACCAGAGGCTAAACCGGATAGCTTCTTGGCACTGACAATGGAAACAATCAAGATCCCAATGGCATTCAAAATAGCCAGCCACTTGCCAATCGGAACTAGAAGGCTCATCCCTGGCAAGATATTGCCTACTGCTAGAAGCATTAAACCAAGTAGGATCAAGACCCAAGCAAAGCCCGCATTATAGGCTTCCGTGTAGTCTTTGAGGCGAATATTTTTCATCCCTCCTAGGAAGAGGCCCACTAAGACAGTGACAAAACCAAAGACCACTGAGAGGATCAGGATGGTCATGGCGTTGCTGGTCGTACTGATCAGGGCAAAAGGCATCTCAAATCCAAAGAAAGAGCCATAGACCACACCCCAAAGGGCAACTGAAATCCCGAGGAGACTGAAGAAACGAAGGTTCTTCGCTGTACCAGGCTTGAGCTTGAAGGCTTTAAGGGCAAAGCCTGTCGCCAAGGTTAGCAACAGTCCATAACCGATATCTGCGACCATCATGCCAAAGAAAACAAAGTAGAAGAGAGAAACGATCGGTGTCGGATCTTTCTCGTAATACTTAGGCAGGGCGTACATCTCTGTGACTAATTCAAAAGGCTCTACCAAGGCATTATTTCGCAACTGGATCGGAACGTCATCCCAATCTTTTTCCGTCACATCGCGCGTCTCTAGTAAGACCCGAGAACCAAAACCTTCTTGCAAGAAGTCTCGTAATGAGGCCACTTGGGAGGTTTCAATCCAACCCTCTAGAGCTACCAAGCTTTGCGTGCTGGCAAGAAGCGACTTGGCTTCCTCACGAGCTCCCGAACTCAGCAAGTAATCCATCTGGTACTTGAGCTGGTCCAACTCCTTCTGGGAGTTTTGCAACTCGGCTAGGGTTGCTGCAACTACAGCTTCTTGCTCTTTGATTTCCCCTTCTAGGCGATCCAAGTAGGCGGCCGGGACCTGCTCTTCTTCATAGTCCAATTCTTTGAACCCATGTTCTTCCAGAAGTTCCTGAACAGCTACACGGTCTCCCGAACGATACAAGATGACATAGCCGTGTTCAGTCTCAGACGTAAAGACTTCTTCTAACTCCAGCTCTGGATGAGCTTTTAAGGAAGAACGAACAGCGTCTGTATCGCTATTTGGGATCGTCCCGATCAAGCCATGCACATAGTGAAAAGTAGCGAGGGCAGCTGGCGTCACCTCTAACGGTCGCCATTTTTCTAAGCGCTCTATCTCTCCCTTTGCATCCGCAATCTTCTGACGAGCCTTGTCTAACACGCGCAATTGGCGTTTCAACTTGGTCAATAGAAGATCCTCGTCTCGAATCATCCCGTGAGCCTGCAAGTCATCAAAAGACAAGCTTAAGGGTTCTTCCTTCAGAGCTTGCAGAGCCTTCTTCTCAGGCATGTAGGGCTCTAGAGTCTGAATCATTTTTTCAACTTGTTCTTGACGTTTTTGCAGCTCTACCAAGGCTTGACGATTGTCCTCTGTCAAGGGTTGAGACAAGGTATTTGCCTCAAAGGCAGCCTGCCATTCTTCATGCTCACTGAGGTCATAAATCTGGATTTTTGCCTCAGACTGTAGCGCTAGTAGGAGACTGTCCAAGTCATCTTTGGGCAAGATGAGGGACAGTTTTTGCATCTGACTAACGGCCATAGCTTGCTACCACCTTTTCTACAATGGCTTCAACTAACCCAGCTCGTTTATCGGTCATCGCCTCTTGTACCTTGGCATCATTGCGCGCAACCGTTTCTTCCAGATCTTTCGTTAAACGGACGAGTCTTTCCTGGGCGTTTTTTTCTGCC
The DNA window shown above is from Streptococcus sp. S1 and carries:
- a CDS encoding V-type ATP synthase subunit I yields the protein MAVSQMQKLSLILPKDDLDSLLLALQSEAKIQIYDLSEHEEWQAAFEANTLSQPLTEDNRQALVELQKRQEQVEKMIQTLEPYMPEKKALQALKEEPLSLSFDDLQAHGMIRDEDLLLTKLKRQLRVLDKARQKIADAKGEIERLEKWRPLEVTPAALATFHYVHGLIGTIPNSDTDAVRSSLKAHPELELEEVFTSETEHGYVILYRSGDRVAVQELLEEHGFKELDYEEEQVPAAYLDRLEGEIKEQEAVVAATLAELQNSQKELDQLKYQMDYLLSSGAREEAKSLLASTQSLVALEGWIETSQVASLRDFLQEGFGSRVLLETRDVTEKDWDDVPIQLRNNALVEPFELVTEMYALPKYYEKDPTPIVSLFYFVFFGMMVADIGYGLLLTLATGFALKAFKLKPGTAKNLRFFSLLGISVALWGVVYGSFFGFEMPFALISTTSNAMTILILSVVFGFVTVLVGLFLGGMKNIRLKDYTEAYNAGFAWVLILLGLMLLAVGNILPGMSLLVPIGKWLAILNAIGILIVSIVSAKKLSGLASGLFNLYNVSGYVGDLVSFTRLMALGLSGASIGSAFNLIVNLFPPLGRFTVGLVLFIVLHAINMFLSFLSGYVHGARLIFVEFFGKFYEGGGKPFRPLKPSERYIKTKK